One genomic region from Bufo bufo chromosome 3, aBufBuf1.1, whole genome shotgun sequence encodes:
- the LOC120993625 gene encoding uncharacterized protein LOC120993625 produces MLQDTERSSSAWRQSKTAQTEEETRRLLQEFAEQKRKERQKDPEMNRVKNKYRLRAPAYPLPRNVLCTGKQLPRTPGPGILPLLPSQIFEPRTDEESFSSCAVKTTDNTVPSGRQLPRTPIKDNVLREVQGNVKEGETLKSTTKNVVDGGSAVICDAAEGKIARSKGSDENGEVPGASEVVSDLENLSSAGGMMTAQKVMPGGEKRSSAGGCSQTTLSEQDTRSLLQVYAEQKREEREKDPEVKRVKNKYKLKTPAYPSPGNVLHTGNQLPCTLDPRDLPVEASQMFEPDLENLSSRGGMLTMQRESISEDTDAFCRPVVQNNRRISEMPVRGLNQMRISGVLKKMAGYEYRNEDLEFLKHVENQEKAKVLKKELLCLRKDLAATKQENELVLAKREKIEEDIEKMNLSRARTVELGRGVLSSMQEPTSIADLSPDDVLKQLNFMTIQNVNQQTRQQLAAAEKELARRQEDAANRTSLGENHKRSLTLKLESSEQHVKEVQYRIQQLKEEVTTLRAQIKRSEENRSELEASIQLSIIPHRCTGQSFRHWLPTLDAWSLL; encoded by the exons ATGTTACAAGACACAGAGCGGAGCTCATCAGCATGGAGGCAATCCAAAACTGCGCAGACTGAAGAGGAGACACGACGTCTCCTCCAGGAATTCGCTGAGCAAAAACGTAAGGAACGGCAAAAGGACCCAGAAATGAACCGTGTGAAGAACAAGTACAGGTTAAGGGCCCCGGCTTATCCCTTACCCAGGAATGTTCTCTGTACTGGGAAGCAGCTTCCGCGTACTCCGGGTCCTGGGATTTTACCGCTTCTGCCATCTCAGATTTTTGAGCCAAGAACGGATGAGGAGTCGTTCAGTTCATGTgcagtgaaaaccactgacaacACAGTCCCGTCTGGTCGTCAGCTGCCACGGACTCCGATAAAAGACAATGTATTGAGGGAAGTTCAGGGGAACGTAAAAGAAGGCGAAACTTTAAAAAGCACAACTAAAAACGTAGTGGACGGGGGCAGCGCCGTGATCTGTGATGCAGCAGAAGGCAAAATAGCAAGAAGTAAAGGCAGTGATGAAAACGGTGAAGTTCCTGGAGCATCTGAAGTAGTTTCAGACCTGGAGAACTTGTCTTCTGCTGGTGGCATGATGACCGCGCAAAAG gtgaTGCCAGGCGGAGAGAAAAGGTCATCAGCGGGGGGCTGCTCACAAACTACATTGAGTGAACAGGACACGCGGAGTCTCCTCCAGGTGTATGCTGAGCAAAAACGTGAGGAACGAGAAAAGGATCCAGAAGTAAAACGTGTGAAGAACAAGTACAAGTTAAAAACCCCGGCTTATCCCTCCCCTGGGAATGTCCTCCATACTGGAAACCAACTTCCATGCACACTGGATCCTCGGGATTTACCCGTGGAAGCCTCTCAGATGTTTGAACCAGACCTAGAGAACCTCTCCTCAAGGGGTGGCATGTTGACCATGCAGAGG GAATCAATAAGTGAAGATACTGACGCCTTCTGCAGGCCAGTGGTACAGAACAATAGGAGGATAAGTGAAATGCCTGTCCGAG GATTAAATCAGATGCGTATATCAGGTGTGCTGAAGAAGATGGCCGGCTATGAGTATCGGAATGAGGACCTAGAATTTCTAAAGCATGTGGAAAACCAGGAGAAAGCTAAAGTGTTAAAG AAAGAACTACTGTGTCTAAGGAAAGATCTCGCAGCCACAAAGCAAGAAAATGAATTGGTCTTGGCCAAGAGGGAGAAGATTGAAGAAGACATTGAGAAGATG AATCTTTCACGGGCTAGGACTGTGGAGCTGGGGAGGGGGGTGCTGAGCAGCATGCAGGAGCCGACCAGCATTGCCGATCTTTCCCCCGATGACGTGCtcaagcagctgaactttatgacCATTCAAAATGTGAATCAGCAGACGAGACAACAACTTGCGGCGGCTGAGAAAGAACTTGCAAGAAGACAGGAGGACGCGGCCAACAGAACGAGTCTGGGTGAAAATCACAAGAG ATCCTTGACTTTGAAGTTGGAGTCCTCTGAGCAGCACGTCAAGGAGGTACAATATAGAATCCAGCAGCTGAAG GAAGAAGTGACCACCCTGAGGGCGCAGATCAAACGTTCAGAGGAAAATAGATCTGAGCTAGAGGCAAGTATCCAGTTATCTATCATCCCTCATAGGTGCACAGGACAGTCGTTTCGCCATTGGCTGCCGACGTTGGACGCCTGGTCTCTCCTTTAG